One genomic window of Desulfurococcus mucosus DSM 2162 includes the following:
- a CDS encoding DUF7669 domain-containing protein translates to MSSADSTGVEKKPNWLLLKEAAEELYRSGKVYFTRKELVSKAREKDPSRSEMSMDFEIDLVTVNGSSKDRYRDPEKLFLYRVDRGRYTLYNPEEHGELEKYIGVQRVSPARKHLIEEVVKELEKAGYDASENRFAKPLQPDIIAEREDERLGVWIIDPGTPLSDQYKMLAYAIGSCLLNKEFNDYVVVVPGELLKRVTKDLIDVLNQFRVRFATVKEERRYTLQL, encoded by the coding sequence TTGAGCAGTGCTGATTCAACGGGCGTTGAGAAGAAGCCGAACTGGTTGCTCCTCAAGGAGGCTGCTGAGGAGCTCTACAGGAGTGGAAAAGTATACTTCACGCGGAAGGAGCTAGTCTCCAAGGCCAGGGAGAAGGATCCATCGAGATCCGAGATGAGCATGGATTTCGAGATAGACCTTGTCACCGTGAACGGCAGCAGTAAGGACCGCTACAGGGATCCCGAGAAGCTCTTCCTATACAGGGTTGACAGGGGAAGATACACTCTATACAACCCGGAGGAGCACGGCGAGCTCGAGAAATACATAGGTGTGCAAAGGGTGTCTCCGGCGAGGAAGCACTTGATAGAGGAGGTGGTGAAGGAGCTGGAGAAAGCCGGCTACGATGCCTCCGAGAACAGGTTTGCGAAGCCATTGCAGCCGGACATCATAGCTGAGAGGGAGGATGAGAGGCTCGGCGTGTGGATAATAGATCCAGGCACCCCTCTCTCAGACCAGTACAAGATGCTTGCCTACGCTATAGGGTCATGCCTCCTCAACAAGGAGTTCAACGACTACGTGGTAGTGGTTCCAGGCGAGCTGCTTAAGAGGGTCACCAAGGACTTGATCGATGTTTTGAACCAGTTCAGGGTGCGCTTCGCCACGGTGAAGGAGGAGAGAAGGTATACTCTACAGCTCTAG
- a CDS encoding glycosyltransferase family 2 protein has translation MNQELMSNLTGIMVGVALAYTLLLSIGLTGYIAYKPRRSSVKACNYEIVIVSKADEKVQRSLIESVKYHVSRFSHITLVVDEGAPLISTLRYLRGVRLIVVPSGYRRDLVGKGRALNYFVEHYVSPDKWYVFIDDDNLILDDSFLYEIPYYEAKGFVAGNGILLPRPGKSMVSYVMDWIRYIDDLTLYRFFTGLLGKPLIGLHGELLIVKGSVLKEIGFNNRSITEDFRFAVELVRRKYKTWQSNTRVSIKSPNSVKDLMIQRGRWFKGLITDIKYSPAPMKLIVGFRSFAWVLNLAVSVLFFPILVYLGLVWYILPGSIYYLASYTYGVIRSREPYLILLVPLFGFIEASSRIYGLMRVNDFVVIDKN, from the coding sequence TTGAACCAGGAGTTGATGAGCAACCTTACAGGGATAATGGTTGGGGTGGCGCTCGCCTACACGTTGCTGCTCTCAATAGGTTTAACAGGGTATATCGCGTATAAGCCACGTAGATCCAGTGTGAAGGCATGCAACTACGAGATAGTCATAGTGTCGAAGGCCGATGAGAAGGTGCAGAGGAGCCTCATAGAGTCGGTTAAATACCATGTCTCAAGGTTCTCCCATATAACCCTTGTGGTCGATGAGGGTGCTCCCCTTATAAGCACTCTACGCTACCTTAGGGGAGTGAGGCTGATAGTGGTTCCCTCGGGTTACAGGAGGGATCTGGTTGGGAAGGGGAGGGCTTTAAACTATTTCGTGGAGCACTATGTGTCACCCGACAAGTGGTATGTATTCATAGACGACGACAACCTGATTCTGGATGACTCATTCCTCTACGAGATACCCTACTATGAGGCGAAGGGGTTCGTAGCAGGCAACGGCATCCTCCTCCCGAGGCCCGGGAAAAGCATGGTTTCATACGTCATGGACTGGATCAGGTATATCGATGACCTCACGCTCTACAGGTTTTTCACAGGGCTCCTCGGGAAGCCCTTGATAGGGTTGCACGGGGAGCTCCTCATAGTGAAGGGCTCGGTTCTAAAGGAGATAGGCTTCAACAACAGGTCTATAACGGAGGACTTCAGGTTCGCAGTGGAGCTTGTGAGGAGGAAGTATAAGACCTGGCAGTCTAACACCAGGGTCTCCATAAAGAGCCCTAACAGCGTGAAGGACTTGATGATTCAGAGGGGGAGGTGGTTTAAGGGCTTGATAACGGATATAAAGTATTCTCCAGCCCCGATGAAACTAATAGTTGGCTTCAGGTCTTTCGCATGGGTTCTAAATCTAGCTGTATCAGTATTGTTCTTCCCGATACTCGTGTATCTCGGGCTCGTCTGGTACATTTTACCCGGCAGCATATATTACCTTGCCTCATACACTTACGGCGTGATCAGGAGCAGGGAGCCATACCTAATCCTCCTTGTGCCCTTATTCGGCTTCATCGAGGCATCCTCAAGGATCTACGGGTTGATGAGGGTCAACGACTTCGTCGTAATAGATAAAAACTAG
- a CDS encoding Mrp/NBP35 family ATP-binding protein gives MSSQEKRAAFTPVFKLINDAKRKLQGYRFKIIVLSGKGGVGKTFISSSIALGLALKGRRVAILDADIHGSSIPSMLGVQGMRHYASENGEILPVEGPLGVKVVAVNLMLDSPDLPVVWRGPLVSKAITELLSKVAWGDGDYLVIDMPPGTGDAAITIAQVIPDVTGAVIVTAPNMLTETIVAKAVNFTARNNIRLLGIVENMSYFKCPVCGSVFNLLGRSTGEYLASKYGTRLLGKIPLDPLINEAVDRGEPYLLAYPEGEAAKAVMSMVDEIIKSVEADQSLGAQG, from the coding sequence ATGAGTAGTCAGGAGAAGAGGGCTGCGTTCACACCCGTCTTCAAACTCATCAACGATGCTAAGAGGAAGCTGCAGGGCTACAGGTTTAAGATCATTGTTTTAAGCGGTAAAGGCGGCGTTGGGAAAACCTTCATATCATCCTCAATAGCGCTCGGGCTGGCTTTAAAGGGTAGGAGGGTTGCCATACTGGATGCCGATATACATGGCTCCTCAATACCATCCATGCTGGGCGTGCAGGGGATGAGGCACTACGCCAGTGAAAACGGTGAGATCCTCCCGGTTGAGGGACCCCTAGGGGTTAAAGTCGTGGCCGTTAACCTCATGCTGGACTCACCGGATCTCCCGGTTGTGTGGCGGGGTCCCCTGGTCTCCAAGGCTATAACGGAGCTGCTCAGCAAGGTTGCCTGGGGTGATGGAGACTACCTTGTAATAGACATGCCTCCCGGAACCGGTGACGCAGCCATAACTATTGCACAGGTGATCCCGGATGTAACAGGGGCGGTCATAGTGACGGCTCCAAACATGTTGACGGAGACCATTGTCGCTAAAGCAGTGAACTTCACCGCTAGGAACAATATTAGGCTACTCGGCATAGTGGAGAATATGAGTTACTTCAAATGCCCTGTCTGCGGCTCCGTCTTCAACCTCCTAGGCAGGAGCACCGGGGAATACCTTGCAAGCAAGTACGGGACCCGCCTCCTCGGCAAGATACCGCTGGATCCATTGATCAATGAAGCCGTGGACAGGGGTGAACCCTACCTTCTCGCATACCCTGAGGGAGAGGCTGCTAAAGCAGTGATGAGCATGGTTGATGAAATAATAAAAAGCGTTGAGGCTGATCAATCACTAGGGGCACAGGGCTGA
- the argF gene encoding ornithine carbamoyltransferase, whose translation MVTSLKGRHFLTLAEYSREELLFILETAMQLKQRYLAGERVIPLLVGRHLAMIFEKPSTRTRISFETAMRELGGNAIYLSASELQLARGETIEDTARVLSRYVDAVMARVYEHYKIERLAQYSRVPVINGLSDLHHPAQALSDVLTIMEKKGRDITRLKIVFVGDGGDNVLHSLMLAVGILGGRIVIASPKGYEPHPSVVKLFNEHAAPNGGSYEIERDPFKAVENADVVYTDVWVSMGQDKEREKRLRDLEPYRVTVELMERAKPDAVFMHCLPAHRGEEVVDEVIDGRWSIVWDQAENRKHAQKAVLALLVP comes from the coding sequence GTGGTGACCAGCCTTAAAGGCAGGCACTTCCTAACCCTAGCCGAGTATAGTAGGGAGGAATTACTGTTCATCCTGGAGACGGCGATGCAGTTGAAGCAACGCTATCTCGCAGGGGAGAGAGTGATACCGCTGCTCGTAGGCCGGCATCTGGCGATGATATTCGAGAAGCCGAGTACGAGGACGAGGATAAGCTTCGAGACAGCTATGAGGGAGCTGGGAGGCAACGCGATATACCTGAGCGCCAGCGAGCTCCAGTTGGCCAGGGGTGAAACCATAGAGGACACGGCGCGAGTCCTCTCAAGGTACGTTGACGCCGTGATGGCACGGGTCTACGAGCATTACAAGATCGAGAGGCTCGCCCAGTACAGCAGGGTCCCCGTTATCAATGGGTTAAGCGACCTCCACCACCCAGCCCAGGCTTTAAGCGACGTGTTAACAATCATGGAGAAGAAGGGGAGGGATATCACGAGGCTTAAGATAGTGTTCGTCGGGGATGGAGGCGACAACGTCCTACACAGCCTCATGCTTGCAGTAGGGATACTGGGCGGTAGAATCGTGATCGCCTCGCCGAAGGGCTATGAGCCGCATCCAAGCGTTGTCAAGTTATTCAACGAGCACGCCGCACCCAACGGCGGCTCATACGAGATCGAGAGGGATCCATTTAAAGCCGTTGAGAACGCTGACGTAGTCTACACCGATGTATGGGTCAGCATGGGGCAGGACAAGGAGAGGGAGAAGAGGTTGAGAGACCTGGAGCCCTACAGGGTCACGGTTGAACTGATGGAGAGAGCTAAGCCTGACGCGGTCTTCATGCACTGTCTACCAGCCCATAGAGGGGAGGAAGTAGTGGATGAGGTCATAGATGGCAGGTGGAGCATTGTCTGGGATCAAGCTGAGAACAGGAAGCATGCTCAGAAAGCAGTGTTAGCGCTCCTGGTTCCATGA
- a CDS encoding DUF711 family protein: MDEGSTVENIEVRAVTYFAGRHRGIREEYEHGINVLERAVEILREQGLRVFTKRVSMPSIGVGEALKLLEVAGNGDALVSAGYIDLRRLTPGDASHLAGGGLYIPILAPVNDFTMDDALHFSRIIHAAAADDPVNATRIAIGFHDESFLTPYFPDSSSRGSRSIGLAFLYPNALDAESIDGLSESMHRVFKVFNNIAELLEKSLGYPVYIDYSLSPWMERSVAGLLGSLGFSPLEPGFNYALHVVNKLIGMHGDRLRAVGFNEVMLPYAEDSVLVEYGGRGLLRARDFLRYASTCVAGVDMIIVPSSVEGLARLTLDAYSLSRVKSRPLSLRAIPVDGEPGGRVRLGRFGEPFIIGY; encoded by the coding sequence GTGGATGAGGGGAGCACCGTGGAGAACATAGAGGTCCGGGCTGTGACATACTTCGCCGGTAGACACCGCGGGATCAGGGAGGAGTACGAGCACGGGATCAATGTACTGGAGAGAGCCGTTGAGATCCTCAGGGAGCAGGGGCTCAGAGTCTTCACTAAGCGTGTATCCATGCCGAGTATTGGAGTAGGGGAGGCCTTAAAGCTCCTGGAGGTAGCGGGCAACGGGGACGCATTGGTTAGCGCGGGGTACATTGACCTCAGGAGGCTTACACCGGGCGATGCATCACACCTAGCCGGCGGCGGGCTGTACATCCCTATTCTAGCACCCGTGAACGACTTCACCATGGATGACGCACTCCACTTCTCCAGGATCATCCACGCTGCTGCAGCCGATGACCCCGTGAACGCCACCAGGATAGCCATCGGCTTCCACGATGAATCCTTCCTCACACCATACTTCCCGGATTCATCGAGCAGGGGGTCCCGGAGCATCGGCTTAGCCTTCCTATACCCTAACGCACTGGACGCTGAGAGCATAGACGGGTTATCGGAGTCCATGCACAGGGTTTTCAAGGTCTTCAACAACATTGCTGAACTACTTGAGAAATCACTAGGGTACCCTGTGTACATAGACTACAGTCTCTCGCCATGGATGGAGAGAAGCGTGGCGGGGTTGCTTGGGTCCCTTGGGTTCAGCCCTCTGGAACCCGGCTTCAACTACGCTTTACACGTGGTCAACAAGTTGATAGGTATGCATGGAGACAGGCTTAGGGCCGTTGGCTTCAACGAGGTGATGCTGCCCTACGCCGAGGACTCAGTGCTAGTGGAGTACGGGGGAAGAGGGTTGCTGAGGGCCAGGGACTTCCTGCGCTACGCATCCACGTGTGTAGCCGGTGTAGACATGATCATTGTACCCTCCAGCGTTGAAGGGCTTGCAAGGCTGACCCTGGACGCGTACTCTCTGAGCCGGGTTAAATCCAGGCCGCTATCGCTTAGAGCCATACCCGTTGACGGTGAGCCGGGTGGGAGGGTGAGGCTGGGGAGGTTCGGGGAACCCTTCATAATAGGTTATTGA
- a CDS encoding STT3 domain-containing protein, whose protein sequence is MSRTVSNTIYTLYEYLASRPGLAKAATYIVLTLILAYGVYVRFSPYWLNGFEFFEFDSYIEYWQAKYVYENGLLSWYTLTRDNPATHIFWYPWGRDIIYSSYPFLPMWIGSTYHLVEGLGLSLKQWGILQPIIFAAIGIVLAYVTGRELSGGSRLAGLFTALLTAVLPAATERTVLGYIEKEGVALVPILLYVYFYSKLVKSISSGQASRLRKTAYMVLSGLFLAMVGWLWGGYVFILGTMVAFTVVYPVLVRGSVKGEFLAYQFGLIASSMILVLPSPANASNLGIYPFNPRDLGVALASTLVLPLAYYVLNTEYRRLGLRKPLLTKGRYLLLLVVLVAGGSVAVAQGLVPIGGRLAWALGLRFIPASPLVESIAEHQSPLSSYSTLIGMLHSWGVYPWLFFASPLVLGVIGSLYFIYRGEADKLYVSIAFILAFYSYLNAAYMIASAAYFGTLVMGVFMGRLVEYLLPTRRELEDRRKGRVRYRPAREYRVVVLALVALALVNTAYAGYVDYVSNKSMVYTLKAGVSGLPYYSDSWYKAVEAIRGLPEGSLVIAWWDYGYGISVDGGKASVADGSTLNETQIGIIGLIMSATNTSEAAMLAKLFNPPAGRTFLMAIDSFIVSSDNSSVVIWPVVTGSMPGTVDIPKSVWMIRIGNSTVSYLRSIGVNASYRDTSGYLYVYSFQDTSIISPVFDSPGRLPLLYNMLIDGAMYWAETTNRSYTLKWFTGSQGLLDSATASRISESLKLPVTQYIQAQSITSLSTRPLVNDTHVKPYKVIMEPFVNPYTGQPVEVSTPDGGRGILYSIIVFYQLLPDH, encoded by the coding sequence ATGAGTAGAACCGTGTCGAACACTATCTACACCTTATACGAGTACCTCGCCTCAAGGCCGGGGCTCGCGAAGGCGGCCACATACATTGTTCTCACACTAATACTTGCATACGGCGTGTACGTCAGGTTCTCACCCTACTGGTTGAATGGTTTCGAGTTCTTCGAGTTCGACAGCTACATTGAGTACTGGCAGGCTAAGTACGTGTATGAGAACGGCTTACTCTCATGGTACACGCTTACAAGGGATAACCCTGCAACCCACATATTCTGGTATCCCTGGGGCAGGGACATCATATACTCCAGCTACCCGTTTCTACCGATGTGGATAGGATCCACATACCACCTTGTAGAGGGATTAGGGTTATCGTTGAAGCAGTGGGGGATACTCCAGCCCATCATATTCGCAGCCATAGGTATAGTGCTCGCATACGTCACCGGGAGAGAGCTCTCCGGTGGAAGCAGGCTTGCAGGCCTCTTCACAGCCCTTCTGACAGCCGTGCTACCGGCTGCAACCGAGAGAACGGTGTTAGGGTATATTGAGAAGGAGGGAGTGGCCCTTGTCCCCATACTGCTCTACGTCTACTTCTACAGTAAGCTGGTGAAGTCCATTAGCAGCGGGCAGGCTTCAAGGCTGAGGAAAACAGCATACATGGTTCTCTCCGGGCTATTCCTCGCCATGGTTGGATGGCTGTGGGGAGGCTACGTCTTCATACTGGGCACGATGGTCGCTTTCACAGTGGTTTACCCTGTCCTAGTGAGGGGCAGTGTTAAAGGGGAGTTCCTAGCCTACCAGTTCGGGCTTATCGCATCCTCCATGATACTTGTACTGCCATCACCGGCGAATGCTTCGAACCTCGGTATATACCCGTTTAACCCGAGGGATCTAGGAGTAGCCTTGGCATCCACGTTGGTGCTGCCTCTGGCATACTATGTCTTGAACACGGAGTATAGGAGGCTCGGGTTGAGGAAGCCGCTCTTAACGAAGGGGAGATACCTTCTACTGCTAGTGGTTCTCGTTGCCGGGGGATCAGTGGCTGTTGCACAGGGACTGGTGCCGATCGGCGGTAGGCTGGCATGGGCCCTTGGATTAAGGTTCATCCCGGCGAGCCCCCTCGTCGAGAGCATTGCGGAGCACCAGTCGCCTCTCTCAAGCTATAGTACCCTCATAGGCATGCTTCACTCGTGGGGAGTGTATCCATGGCTCTTCTTCGCCTCACCCCTAGTGCTAGGGGTCATCGGCTCCCTCTACTTCATCTACAGGGGTGAGGCGGATAAGCTGTATGTGTCAATAGCGTTCATCCTAGCGTTCTACTCGTACCTGAACGCAGCCTACATGATTGCTTCAGCGGCATACTTCGGTACACTCGTCATGGGTGTCTTCATGGGTAGACTCGTCGAATACCTCTTGCCGACGCGGCGGGAGCTCGAGGATAGGAGGAAGGGTAGGGTTAGGTATAGGCCTGCGAGAGAATACCGCGTAGTAGTCCTAGCACTGGTGGCGCTGGCACTGGTGAACACGGCTTACGCAGGGTACGTTGACTACGTGTCGAATAAGAGCATGGTTTACACTTTGAAAGCAGGGGTCTCAGGCCTCCCATACTATAGTGACTCATGGTACAAGGCTGTTGAAGCCATAAGAGGCCTCCCAGAGGGCTCGCTTGTCATAGCGTGGTGGGACTACGGTTACGGTATATCGGTTGACGGCGGGAAGGCTAGTGTGGCTGACGGCTCAACGCTTAATGAAACCCAGATAGGCATCATAGGTTTAATAATGTCGGCCACCAACACCAGTGAGGCAGCCATGCTTGCAAAGCTCTTCAACCCGCCGGCTGGTAGAACATTCCTCATGGCAATAGACTCCTTCATAGTGTCCAGCGATAACTCCAGCGTCGTGATATGGCCGGTTGTGACAGGCAGCATGCCTGGTACAGTGGACATACCGAAGAGCGTCTGGATGATACGCATAGGGAACTCGACGGTCAGCTACTTGAGAAGCATCGGGGTGAACGCGTCGTACAGGGATACCTCCGGATACCTCTACGTCTACAGCTTCCAGGATACATCGATAATATCCCCGGTCTTCGATTCACCCGGGAGGCTCCCGTTACTATACAATATGTTGATAGACGGCGCCATGTACTGGGCGGAGACAACTAACAGGTCGTACACGTTGAAATGGTTCACCGGGTCCCAGGGCCTCCTCGACTCGGCTACGGCGTCAAGGATCAGTGAGAGCCTCAAGCTACCTGTTACACAGTACATCCAGGCTCAATCCATAACAAGCCTTTCAACGAGGCCCCTGGTGAACGATACCCATGTTAAACCATACAAGGTGATCATGGAGCCATTCGTAAACCCGTATACTGGTCAACCCGTGGAAGTGTCAACACCCGACGGCGGTAGAGGCATCTTATACAGCATCATAGTGTTCTACCAGCTTCTCCCCGACCACTAG
- a CDS encoding AMP phosphorylase, translating to MGLEGRPKLFEVRVVDIDLHRNLIIMNTSDARELGVVANNVVLVTLGDKSAYATVVTSETITQPGVVALSKQTASALGVSEGDKVGVKPVGLPASFNALKKRLHGGRLSEGEMKSIIRDVVDGVYGEAEIAAFLVSQLYSELGEEELSYLIKAMVETGSRVTFEETVYDVHSIGGVPGNSKVALLTVPIVAASGLLIPKTSSRAITSPAGTADTMEVLARVDLTMDEIVEIARRVKGVLAWGGKLNLAPADDIFVNIERRLSIDPDQQMVASILSKKIAMGVERLVIDMPVGRGAKVKDASTADKLAGLFIRQAGLLGLSIKVALTYGGQPIGTTAGPALEAREALEALIERKGSRSLIDKAVLLAGLVLELSGRAQPGQGEDIAREVFLSGKAYEKFKQIVEAQGGNPNVKPDDIQVGSHTFTLSSPLEGAVTHIDNAAVSLIARACGAPYDKGAGVRLHAKVGYRVNKGDPLITLYSSSASRLETAVRLLRDLNPVVVEGMLLKTLP from the coding sequence ATGGGTTTAGAGGGGAGGCCTAAGCTCTTCGAGGTCAGAGTAGTCGACATAGATTTACACAGGAATTTAATCATCATGAACACGTCTGACGCCAGGGAACTCGGAGTGGTAGCGAACAACGTGGTGCTAGTGACACTTGGAGACAAATCGGCCTACGCCACAGTGGTGACAAGTGAGACCATAACGCAACCCGGTGTAGTAGCCCTCTCCAAGCAGACGGCGTCAGCGCTCGGCGTCTCCGAGGGGGATAAAGTCGGGGTTAAACCAGTCGGGCTGCCGGCAAGCTTCAACGCGTTGAAGAAGAGGCTTCATGGAGGAAGGCTCTCGGAGGGGGAGATGAAGAGCATTATAAGGGATGTCGTTGACGGCGTCTACGGTGAAGCCGAGATAGCTGCCTTCCTGGTCAGCCAGCTCTACAGCGAGCTCGGCGAGGAGGAGTTGAGCTACCTTATAAAAGCCATGGTTGAGACAGGCAGTAGGGTCACGTTTGAGGAAACAGTGTACGATGTACACAGTATAGGAGGCGTGCCAGGCAACAGTAAGGTTGCATTGCTAACAGTGCCCATTGTAGCGGCCTCAGGCCTCCTGATACCGAAGACCAGTAGCAGGGCTATAACGAGCCCGGCTGGGACAGCTGACACAATGGAGGTCTTGGCCAGGGTCGACCTCACTATGGATGAGATAGTTGAGATAGCTAGGAGGGTTAAGGGTGTTCTAGCGTGGGGAGGTAAGTTGAACCTGGCGCCAGCCGACGACATCTTCGTTAACATTGAGAGAAGGCTCTCAATAGACCCGGATCAACAAATGGTGGCCAGTATACTCTCAAAGAAAATAGCGATGGGGGTTGAAAGGCTCGTAATAGATATGCCGGTGGGCCGCGGGGCCAAGGTCAAGGATGCATCGACAGCCGACAAGCTGGCCGGGCTCTTCATAAGGCAGGCCGGATTACTCGGCCTGTCAATCAAGGTGGCTTTAACATATGGTGGGCAACCGATAGGAACCACTGCGGGCCCGGCTCTCGAGGCAAGGGAGGCTCTCGAGGCACTCATCGAGAGAAAGGGGAGTAGAAGCCTAATAGATAAAGCAGTGTTGCTGGCAGGGCTTGTACTGGAGCTCAGTGGGAGGGCTCAACCAGGCCAGGGCGAGGACATAGCTAGGGAGGTCTTCCTCTCCGGGAAGGCGTACGAGAAGTTCAAGCAGATAGTGGAGGCTCAGGGCGGTAACCCCAATGTGAAACCGGACGACATACAGGTGGGCTCCCACACCTTCACTCTCTCATCGCCTCTGGAGGGTGCTGTAACACACATAGATAACGCGGCCGTGTCACTGATAGCTAGAGCCTGTGGAGCCCCCTACGATAAGGGAGCCGGGGTAAGGCTGCATGCAAAGGTAGGCTACAGGGTGAACAAGGGCGACCCATTGATAACGCTCTACAGTAGTAGCGCGTCGAGGCTGGAGACGGCTGTTAGACTACTGAGAGACCTGAACCCCGTGGTTGTCGAAGGAATGCTGCTCAAGACTCTACCATAG
- the mvk gene encoding mevalonate kinase, protein MPCSIAPGKVILFGEHFVVEGYPAIGLAVGLYASTCVEKGEFKIYSRQLGPIDPSSPLAKPFLRVLEEAAREFNCGRDYTIYIDSGIPVGAGMGSSAAVNVSLTHSLLHACGAGFTREDVSRIAYMGEVEVHGKPSGIDNTLATYGGLVYYKRGSFKRLDTLLPEGVELVVADTGVKRDTGVVVRDVLEKRRRLGRLGGILYEAAGELVEEALAALRERDVVRLGELMTVNHGLLFSMGASAWVNDYLVHRMLGLGAYGAKLSGAGRGGIVIGLAEPARAQAIVEELEREGVKAYRVKPDYEGVRLTTGSMVEPGYG, encoded by the coding sequence ATGCCTTGCAGCATCGCTCCGGGAAAAGTGATCCTTTTCGGAGAGCACTTCGTCGTGGAAGGCTACCCGGCCATAGGGCTGGCCGTGGGGCTGTATGCATCCACATGTGTTGAGAAGGGAGAGTTTAAAATATACTCGAGGCAGCTGGGGCCAATAGATCCATCCTCCCCCCTGGCTAAACCCTTCCTCAGGGTGCTTGAGGAGGCTGCAAGGGAATTCAACTGCGGCCGCGACTACACTATATACATAGACTCAGGGATCCCCGTGGGAGCTGGAATGGGCTCCTCAGCCGCTGTAAATGTCTCGCTAACACACTCCCTGCTCCATGCATGCGGCGCCGGGTTCACGAGGGAGGATGTCAGCAGGATAGCCTACATGGGGGAGGTCGAGGTTCACGGCAAGCCAAGCGGTATCGACAACACGTTGGCAACGTACGGCGGCCTCGTATACTATAAGCGCGGCTCCTTCAAACGCCTCGACACACTGCTCCCGGAGGGAGTTGAACTAGTGGTGGCGGATACAGGTGTTAAAAGAGACACAGGAGTAGTTGTGAGAGACGTGCTGGAGAAGCGTAGGAGACTGGGGAGGCTTGGAGGAATACTCTACGAGGCAGCAGGCGAGCTGGTTGAGGAAGCCCTTGCCGCCCTCAGGGAGAGGGATGTAGTCAGGCTAGGCGAGTTGATGACGGTGAACCATGGGCTCCTCTTCTCAATGGGTGCGTCTGCATGGGTTAACGACTACCTGGTTCACAGGATGCTCGGCTTAGGAGCATATGGGGCGAAGCTAAGCGGCGCCGGAAGGGGAGGCATAGTGATAGGGTTAGCGGAGCCTGCACGGGCACAGGCGATAGTGGAGGAGCTTGAGAGGGAAGGGGTTAAGGCATACAGGGTTAAACCAGACTACGAGGGAGTCCGCCTCACCACGGGTTCCATGGTTGAACCAGGCTACGGCTAA
- a CDS encoding iron-containing alcohol dehydrogenase — protein sequence MASKAFKLKYNDVTLFFGPGVLREKLAENVKGYGKALIITSKSAARVSGALDTVLEALKRESVEYVVYDGVKANPYASMADEAGRIAVENRVDLIVAVGGGSVIDVGKLASVIATTGIKAADIAVNPASVSNARRLRLIAVNLTHGTGSEVDRYAVVTIDGTFEKRGMAVRYPDVGFDDPLYTRTLSREQSLYTSLDAFYHAYEAATSTFSNHLTLTLSRDAVEAVVGSLPRVLGDPGNLEHREKLLYASMIAGISIDQSMTHLNHALEHSFSGLHPELPHGAGLAILGPMVVYYTHKAVPEASAHVLRPLDPGLKPLAGDAERAYRAVKEFQSSLGFDERLSDYGVDMGEVEKALEFTMRMIEARYTSIPFKPSLDVLRDIVARSL from the coding sequence ATGGCTTCAAAAGCCTTCAAGCTCAAGTATAATGATGTAACACTGTTCTTCGGCCCCGGGGTTCTCCGTGAGAAACTGGCTGAGAACGTGAAGGGGTATGGGAAGGCGTTGATAATCACTAGTAAGAGTGCTGCAAGAGTGTCGGGTGCACTCGACACGGTCCTCGAAGCATTGAAGCGTGAGAGCGTCGAGTACGTCGTCTACGATGGCGTTAAGGCGAACCCCTATGCAAGCATGGCTGATGAAGCAGGGAGGATCGCGGTTGAAAACAGAGTTGACCTCATCGTGGCGGTGGGCGGTGGAAGCGTGATAGATGTCGGTAAGCTTGCATCAGTGATAGCTACCACCGGTATCAAGGCAGCAGACATAGCCGTGAACCCGGCCTCAGTCTCCAACGCTAGGCGTCTACGCTTAATAGCCGTGAACCTCACGCATGGAACCGGCAGCGAGGTGGACAGGTATGCCGTGGTAACCATTGACGGGACATTCGAGAAGAGGGGTATGGCGGTAAGGTACCCGGACGTAGGGTTCGACGACCCATTGTACACGAGGACCCTGAGCAGGGAGCAGTCACTCTACACTAGTCTCGACGCATTCTACCACGCGTATGAAGCCGCCACCTCCACCTTCTCGAATCATTTAACGCTGACTCTCTCAAGGGACGCTGTCGAGGCAGTGGTAGGTAGCCTACCAAGGGTCCTCGGCGACCCAGGCAACCTGGAGCACAGGGAGAAACTGCTCTACGCGTCAATGATAGCTGGGATCTCAATAGACCAGTCCATGACGCATTTAAACCATGCATTAGAGCACTCTTTCAGCGGGTTGCACCCGGAGCTACCCCATGGCGCCGGGCTAGCCATACTAGGCCCCATGGTAGTCTACTACACGCATAAAGCAGTCCCGGAGGCCTCAGCCCACGTGCTGAGGCCACTGGATCCAGGGTTGAAACCCCTCGCAGGCGACGCGGAGAGAGCCTACAGGGCTGTCAAGGAGTTCCAGTCCTCCCTAGGGTTTGATGAGAGGTTAAGCGACTACGGTGTAGACATGGGTGAAGTGGAGAAGGCGTTAGAGTTCACTATGAGGATGATTGAGGCAAGATACACGTCGATACCCTTCAAGCCCAGCCTAGACGTGTTAAGGGATATAGTCGCTAGATCCCTCTAG